A single Bifidobacterium scardovii JCM 12489 = DSM 13734 DNA region contains:
- the rimI gene encoding ribosomal protein S18-alanine N-acetyltransferase yields MIVDIDAVDRGLAVRSITRLEAELFGRGAWNERMVRDELDAPARTYLLDIEPPAANAGDAGDVAGELSGAPAASDEPVIRGYAGFWYDGEDAELMTIGVGKAYQRRGIAAALLAALVDEAKRQGAARMLLEVRVDNDPAMALYQRFGFERMGLRKRYYQPEGIDAYTMSLDLNPRIVGFAPSHTALAQTASDAGGAGAADAPHDAKESNENTTTNGATR; encoded by the coding sequence ATGATCGTCGATATTGATGCCGTGGACCGCGGCCTGGCGGTCCGATCCATCACGCGCCTGGAGGCCGAACTGTTCGGCCGCGGTGCGTGGAATGAGCGCATGGTGCGCGACGAGTTGGACGCGCCCGCCCGCACGTATCTGCTGGATATTGAACCGCCGGCCGCGAATGCCGGGGATGCGGGCGACGTAGCCGGAGAGCTCTCCGGCGCTCCGGCTGCTTCCGATGAACCGGTAATTCGCGGTTACGCCGGCTTCTGGTACGACGGTGAGGACGCCGAACTCATGACCATCGGCGTGGGCAAGGCATACCAGCGGCGGGGCATCGCCGCCGCATTGCTCGCGGCGCTGGTGGACGAGGCGAAGCGCCAGGGAGCCGCGCGCATGCTGCTCGAAGTGCGCGTGGACAACGACCCTGCGATGGCCCTGTACCAACGCTTCGGCTTCGAACGCATGGGTCTGCGCAAACGGTACTACCAGCCCGAAGGCATCGACGCCTACACCATGAGTCTGGATCTGAACCCCCGGATCGTGGGCTTCGCGCCGTCCCATACGGCGTTGGCGCAGACGGCATCGGATGCCGGCGGTGCGGGCGCGGCGGATGCGCCGCACGATGCGAAGGAATCGAACGAGAACACGACCACGAATGGAGCGACGCGATGA
- the tsaB gene encoding tRNA (adenosine(37)-N6)-threonylcarbamoyltransferase complex dimerization subunit type 1 TsaB, with the protein MGCTLVIDTSFGSTVGIVGREPIVETDSRTHVEKLQVNIARAVEEAGLAPADLDEIVVGIGPAPFTGLRAGIVAAKALAFATGAKLIGQNVLDPQGEMMSNVMEGHRLFDGIGFLEHVPRPATRPAGADAKTRTTTMTKSTAVPDETEEREVGRHVTLCVNDARRKQLYFSLNHGSISLPDEDAAERRWIGMDIDYPEHIVERVNAALAEHGERDGVDYIVDVAGHGAAKYASVWQGLRALGSVVDGSVLDAGKAGLAAFAATALSRELRGDRTVPVEPLYLRRPDAEVPNPLKHVLGHTGADKA; encoded by the coding sequence ATGGGTTGCACGCTGGTGATCGACACCTCATTCGGCTCGACGGTCGGCATCGTGGGGCGCGAGCCCATCGTGGAAACCGATTCTCGCACCCATGTGGAGAAGCTGCAGGTCAATATCGCGCGCGCGGTCGAGGAGGCGGGGCTGGCCCCAGCCGACCTCGACGAGATCGTCGTCGGCATCGGGCCGGCGCCGTTCACCGGCCTGCGCGCCGGCATCGTGGCCGCCAAGGCGCTGGCTTTCGCCACCGGCGCCAAGCTCATCGGGCAAAACGTACTCGACCCGCAGGGCGAGATGATGAGCAATGTCATGGAAGGCCATCGGCTGTTCGACGGCATTGGTTTTCTGGAGCATGTGCCGCGTCCGGCGACCCGGCCAGCCGGTGCCGATGCCAAGACCCGTACGACCACGATGACCAAGAGCACTGCGGTGCCCGACGAAACCGAAGAACGCGAGGTCGGCCGCCATGTCACGCTGTGCGTCAACGATGCGCGCCGCAAGCAGCTGTACTTTTCGCTCAACCACGGCAGCATCAGCCTGCCGGACGAGGACGCCGCGGAACGCCGCTGGATCGGCATGGACATCGACTATCCGGAGCATATCGTCGAACGGGTGAACGCGGCGCTCGCGGAACATGGCGAGCGCGACGGCGTCGACTACATCGTGGACGTGGCCGGCCATGGCGCGGCCAAATATGCGTCCGTCTGGCAGGGACTGCGTGCTCTGGGCTCCGTGGTGGACGGCTCCGTGCTGGATGCCGGGAAGGCGGGCCTCGCCGCCTTCGCGGCCACCGCATTGAGCCGCGAACTGCGCGGCGACCGGACGGTGCCGGTCGAGCCGTTGTACCTGCGCCGCCCGGACGCCGAAGTGCCGAATCCGCTGAAGCACGTGCTCGGCCATACCGGCGCCGACAAGGCGTGA
- the tsaE gene encoding tRNA (adenosine(37)-N6)-threonylcarbamoyltransferase complex ATPase subunit type 1 TsaE: MNERTITVPTDEDMRALGERIAHAVQGGDVLLLSGPLGAGKTTFAQGFGRGLGIGEPIVSPTFTIARELDGRFSDGSPAHLVHVDAYRLGGNAYAPGQDAIGRLLDELESLGLDEELEDPGENTVVLMEWGEQMIAALAPERLEIHIDRSRDAAGATDPKVVPGGADTELTSDGARTVTLVPVGDRWKRFDPQTDLR, translated from the coding sequence ATGAACGAACGCACCATCACCGTGCCGACCGACGAGGACATGCGCGCGCTCGGCGAGCGTATCGCGCACGCCGTGCAGGGCGGCGACGTGCTGCTGCTGTCCGGGCCGCTCGGCGCCGGGAAGACCACCTTCGCGCAGGGATTCGGCCGTGGGCTGGGCATCGGGGAACCGATCGTCTCGCCGACCTTCACCATCGCCCGCGAACTGGACGGGAGGTTCTCCGACGGTTCGCCGGCCCATCTCGTGCACGTCGACGCCTACCGTCTCGGCGGCAACGCCTACGCGCCCGGGCAGGATGCGATCGGGCGCCTGCTCGACGAGCTCGAATCGCTCGGCTTGGACGAGGAACTTGAGGATCCCGGCGAGAACACGGTGGTTCTGATGGAGTGGGGCGAACAGATGATCGCGGCGCTCGCGCCGGAACGCCTTGAAATCCACATCGACCGGTCCCGTGACGCGGCCGGAGCAACCGACCCGAAAGTCGTCCCCGGTGGCGCGGATACCGAACTGACCAGCGACGGCGCCAGAACCGTCACGCTCGTGCCGGTCGGCGATCGTTGGAAACGGTTCGACCCGCAGACGGATCTGCGGTAG
- the holA gene encoding DNA polymerase III subunit delta yields the protein MANKTGAGAPVRIVFGGDPYLNDQTARDLKHQAQTVRPDAEVIELDAASADQYDFDEAVSPSLLSDTAIVMVSNLQSADDKLGEAMVAYCKQARSDPSGSSIVICRHEGGVKGKRLVDQLDRAGARKETVPDLKKADAKLNFVMQRFERHKRRVDPAAAQQLVAVLGDKTGELAAMCDQLCFDFDDDPIGIERINQYLTANPQVTGFAVADTAVAGRTAEAIVQMRAAVEQGTDPIALIGALAMKLRGLAKASAVRSGTISQAEAKMNPWVLKNSMRQLSGWTSAGLGNCIRMLAWADEQSKTNGGDPVYALERCIEAISHKGK from the coding sequence ATGGCGAACAAGACAGGGGCGGGCGCGCCGGTACGCATCGTGTTCGGCGGCGACCCGTATCTCAACGACCAGACGGCTCGAGACCTGAAGCATCAGGCGCAGACGGTCCGCCCCGATGCGGAGGTCATCGAGCTCGACGCCGCCTCGGCCGACCAGTACGATTTCGACGAGGCGGTCAGCCCGTCGCTGCTCAGCGACACCGCCATCGTCATGGTGTCCAATCTGCAAAGCGCCGACGACAAGCTCGGCGAGGCCATGGTCGCCTACTGCAAGCAGGCCCGGTCCGACCCGTCCGGCTCCAGCATCGTGATCTGCCGGCACGAGGGCGGCGTCAAGGGCAAGCGGCTCGTCGACCAGCTCGACAGGGCCGGCGCCCGCAAGGAGACCGTCCCCGATCTCAAAAAGGCCGACGCGAAGCTCAATTTCGTCATGCAGCGTTTCGAACGGCACAAGCGCCGCGTCGACCCGGCCGCGGCCCAGCAGCTCGTCGCCGTGCTCGGCGACAAAACCGGCGAGCTGGCGGCCATGTGCGACCAGCTGTGCTTCGACTTCGACGACGATCCGATCGGGATCGAGCGCATCAACCAGTACCTGACCGCCAACCCGCAGGTCACCGGCTTCGCGGTCGCCGATACGGCGGTGGCGGGGCGTACCGCCGAGGCGATCGTGCAGATGCGCGCCGCCGTGGAGCAGGGCACCGACCCGATCGCCCTGATCGGCGCCCTGGCGATGAAGCTGCGCGGCCTCGCCAAGGCCTCAGCGGTGCGCTCTGGCACGATCTCGCAGGCCGAGGCGAAGATGAACCCGTGGGTGCTGAAGAACTCGATGCGGCAACTGTCCGGATGGACCTCCGCCGGATTGGGCAACTGCATCCGGATGCTCGCCTGGGCCGACGAACAGAGCAAAACCAACGGGGGAGACCCGGTGTACGCGCTCGAGCGCTGCATCGAGGCGATCAGCCACAAGGGCAAGTAG
- a CDS encoding AAA domain-containing protein — MQEFDQQQARAILKDQGARFLDYLAAVSQTFAARTPQRVEDSPFCILSSQIPVLPNLIAVGPASSGRAWLTVKQPDKPRPVHIPTELETYLNRAAVRKTTQRPKLNAQYDALKKASLIGSEHVTPDALRARAEAKHIEEMFNAWLETTWNVWVSKTRPYEQAFDLYQKLFDLYLRLDKDSDYFELLFGHCILTWSGRRAADYPLILTSAHMIFKEDTGTILIEAFAPSRLSVAPFEGTDLPGYDLLARYQDAFNEDPVNVWNLHDADEMFQHIAKQLGASSRINNTLDLKPGEDPVLQQGWCLLLRKRTDNTSAFYRGLAKKLQEFDYLPEAFDAMFSNVSVVKSATGGPIDDGISDRLLMPLPANEDQKRIIEQLSHNSGVTVQGPPGTGKSHTIVNLISHLLAHGKRVLVTAEKAQALAVLQNKIPEEIRDFAVASIGESVADTETLRLSIQRMQDSLTDVDVSRAKANVTKLCEVIDQADERINSINRELVSRLEHQMDEFETLDGLKSAARTAQWVTDNAAFDIIPDSVPTAAACPLTDEELTEYVSLARELSLKDIAASSLVLPDADALPSSAELSSLYERLDKVHESVSDLERSGLDMHIVDEMSAEQVHSSLNEMRALLDELSSIDGEWERELGRQLHANAQQRKWLYQGIDVLQRRLDQCIDFSGKLLGHVISVPSGNPKEQGELLDRWMQRVQQGKGLPRVFDKGLRSFGESVTVDGYTPQDVEELQLVDAYIEQQRLLSSLPTLIRQTFDSLPIPHIDVEHASLSAVADMIQRVSAVNTWWEERYPVAVRCLRRYFPFMDSAVNVDEFGRAVAVMEGASARYEERKLQKQLDEMRTALERHTGATDSDLWGRLSDSLKSRDYGAWQSAVHESKRLMEVREKAGRMNELHDRLATIVPQWAETVRRSQGDNRFCGDAQTRELAWNIAQARTWLSKIATVSDVTTLLEESRVIARQRHDATLQAVGLSARLHLKETQDPDDRTALNIWLDAMKRYGKGTGKNAENYLTTARHELPRAMNAMPVWIMPLHKVMDNFDPSISQLFDVIIVDESSQCDLLSVGVLALARKAVIVGDDKQTSPSNAFKSVDKIIALQNRYIPDIHGKSLFTFDESLYSMSNRVFQSQIMLREHFRCVPEIIDYSNRFYDRQIFPLRERSHPEIGSPLQARYVRNAEVSRTGKDIVNYTEAQAIADQIKSCCNDPRYDGMTFGVVTLMSSEPHQKIVSDKIIEAIGAEEYAKRRLRVGNPPAFQGDERNVIFLSFVAESAGGRAYSATGTRDAQWMNVAASRAQDQLWAFYSMNPADLNSSDLRRGLIEYVRDYSAQEAETDLDHVTRTDFEKDMLRNLTEHGFGSMLHMHYHVGRYVIDCVVTVAKGLSLAIECDGDESRTAEEFAKDISKQRVLERLGWNFIRLSAPAYYLDAEKAMKPVYESLDMLSSLRDKTGLATQSAGTAPHETAQNDILQRPGRHEDHDAGKTVTRQAGSVSIALSNEKSLTGMHGLHSGHEDESTQTDFLRNDTETSMNVGQVMRNGISESDESDASDDGMDYLSIEYGTLLTGEDIIPQGPYENDSKWIQATLLMLVTNEYPLSDELLRKQAVPVIEKNGFSSTYASHSISGSLEFLIRRHCIRRSTDGFYYPEPVDTVFRIMQGRSVADISTSEVAFVIRRLALLPKGKRRSAIEYQLDRIYGWESNELSKCALVDQAFRLLIQSGFVIAKDERIVPSSHSLDMGAESSTIWQELVEQLDKLLQSDMPLQPPSVVADTAETLSAVQASAASEEIEPNTPDEATSKGDSENDGGETGKRVLTAYGERYHLRYAEPVPERSLPLRVDYADIEEWLMEAIIKLVYSEYPVCYSMLNRQIGPILGDMGVPESSFDDLLHDCLAGCSEQIVKKDDGFYYPVNEKDFPFRIIRHREIGFISVRELAFVMRRIIHAHPEKDKNWLFDETLLVYGFRQFGEKIHRAFEAAYRYLARNHFIVDHDGKLSLRTDAVSLM; from the coding sequence ATGCAGGAATTTGATCAGCAGCAGGCACGTGCGATCCTCAAGGATCAGGGTGCGCGCTTCCTCGACTACTTGGCCGCAGTATCGCAAACTTTCGCTGCGCGCACGCCGCAGCGGGTCGAAGATAGCCCATTCTGCATCCTATCGTCGCAGATTCCGGTATTGCCAAACCTGATTGCGGTAGGCCCTGCTTCATCGGGACGGGCTTGGTTGACCGTCAAGCAGCCGGATAAGCCCAGGCCGGTTCATATACCTACTGAGCTTGAGACCTACCTCAATCGGGCTGCGGTCCGAAAAACTACGCAGCGACCAAAACTCAATGCGCAGTACGATGCGTTGAAAAAAGCGAGCCTGATTGGATCGGAACATGTCACTCCCGATGCATTGCGCGCACGCGCAGAAGCCAAGCATATTGAAGAGATGTTTAACGCATGGTTGGAGACGACATGGAATGTCTGGGTATCCAAAACGCGTCCATACGAGCAAGCTTTTGACCTGTACCAGAAGCTGTTCGATCTTTACCTTCGTCTTGATAAGGACTCTGATTACTTTGAACTACTTTTTGGACATTGCATACTTACTTGGTCTGGTCGCCGCGCAGCCGATTACCCCCTGATCCTGACCAGCGCGCACATGATCTTCAAAGAGGATACGGGAACGATTCTCATTGAAGCGTTTGCGCCCTCTCGCTTGTCCGTTGCTCCTTTCGAGGGAACGGATCTGCCCGGTTACGATCTTCTTGCTCGATATCAGGATGCGTTCAATGAGGATCCGGTCAATGTGTGGAACTTACATGATGCGGATGAGATGTTTCAGCATATCGCCAAGCAATTAGGCGCATCATCGCGTATCAACAACACTTTGGACCTTAAGCCGGGGGAGGACCCGGTATTGCAGCAGGGCTGGTGCCTATTGCTGCGTAAACGTACTGACAATACGAGCGCTTTCTACCGTGGATTGGCGAAGAAACTTCAGGAATTTGATTATCTTCCCGAGGCGTTCGACGCGATGTTCAGCAACGTCAGCGTGGTAAAAAGCGCGACAGGCGGTCCGATCGATGATGGGATATCTGATCGTCTGCTCATGCCGTTGCCGGCCAATGAGGATCAGAAGCGCATTATCGAACAGCTTTCACACAATTCGGGCGTCACCGTACAGGGGCCTCCGGGCACGGGCAAATCACATACGATCGTCAATTTAATCTCTCATTTGCTGGCGCACGGCAAACGTGTGCTTGTCACGGCGGAGAAGGCGCAGGCACTCGCTGTACTACAGAACAAAATACCAGAAGAAATCAGAGATTTCGCGGTCGCTTCAATAGGTGAATCCGTGGCTGATACTGAGACGTTACGCCTTTCCATTCAACGAATGCAGGACTCACTGACTGACGTGGACGTCTCTAGAGCAAAGGCAAACGTGACGAAGTTATGCGAAGTCATAGACCAAGCCGATGAGAGAATAAACTCCATCAATCGTGAACTGGTGTCCAGACTTGAACATCAGATGGATGAATTTGAGACGTTGGATGGTCTCAAAAGTGCTGCGCGGACGGCTCAATGGGTGACCGATAATGCGGCGTTCGATATCATCCCCGATTCCGTACCGACAGCGGCTGCATGCCCCTTGACCGATGAGGAGCTCACTGAGTATGTTTCGCTCGCGCGTGAGTTGTCTCTGAAAGACATAGCTGCGAGTTCTCTTGTTCTACCTGATGCTGACGCATTACCGTCCTCCGCGGAGCTTTCCTCATTATATGAACGGCTTGATAAGGTCCACGAAAGTGTAAGTGATCTGGAACGTAGCGGATTGGATATGCATATCGTGGATGAGATGTCTGCTGAGCAAGTGCATTCATCGTTGAACGAGATGCGTGCTTTGCTCGATGAGCTGTCCTCCATCGACGGGGAATGGGAACGGGAACTTGGACGGCAGCTGCATGCTAATGCGCAACAGCGTAAATGGCTTTATCAAGGTATTGACGTGTTGCAACGACGGCTCGATCAGTGTATCGACTTTTCCGGTAAATTATTAGGACATGTGATTTCGGTACCAAGCGGTAATCCAAAGGAGCAGGGCGAATTGCTCGACCGATGGATGCAGCGAGTACAACAAGGCAAGGGCCTGCCTCGTGTATTCGATAAAGGGTTGCGATCATTTGGCGAATCTGTGACAGTGGATGGATATACTCCGCAAGATGTTGAGGAATTGCAGCTGGTTGATGCGTATATAGAGCAGCAGCGATTGCTGTCGTCTCTGCCTACATTGATACGGCAAACATTCGATAGCTTGCCAATTCCCCATATTGATGTAGAGCACGCTTCATTGTCGGCGGTTGCCGACATGATCCAGCGTGTATCTGCGGTAAATACATGGTGGGAAGAGCGATATCCGGTTGCGGTTCGCTGCTTGCGCCGGTATTTCCCGTTTATGGATTCAGCTGTCAACGTCGATGAGTTCGGTCGTGCCGTCGCGGTGATGGAAGGGGCATCCGCCCGGTACGAGGAGCGCAAGTTGCAGAAGCAGCTTGATGAGATGAGAACGGCGTTGGAGCGGCATACGGGGGCAACGGACTCAGATCTGTGGGGACGACTGTCTGACTCTTTGAAGAGCCGTGATTATGGGGCTTGGCAAAGCGCAGTTCATGAATCAAAGCGGCTTATGGAGGTCAGGGAAAAGGCCGGCCGCATGAATGAATTGCATGATCGCCTTGCCACTATCGTGCCGCAGTGGGCCGAAACCGTTCGTCGGTCTCAGGGCGATAACCGTTTCTGCGGTGATGCGCAAACACGCGAACTTGCTTGGAATATCGCGCAGGCCAGGACGTGGCTGAGTAAGATTGCGACGGTATCCGATGTCACGACACTCCTTGAGGAATCGCGGGTGATTGCAAGGCAGCGGCACGACGCAACATTGCAAGCGGTCGGACTGTCAGCCAGGCTGCATCTCAAAGAGACGCAGGACCCTGACGATCGTACGGCGCTGAACATCTGGCTGGATGCGATGAAACGCTATGGCAAAGGTACCGGCAAGAACGCGGAGAATTACTTGACAACGGCGCGCCACGAGCTCCCTAGAGCTATGAACGCCATGCCGGTGTGGATTATGCCGCTGCATAAGGTGATGGATAATTTTGACCCATCCATCTCGCAGTTGTTCGATGTGATCATTGTCGATGAATCATCGCAATGCGATCTGCTGTCGGTTGGTGTGCTTGCGCTGGCCCGTAAGGCGGTGATCGTTGGTGATGACAAGCAGACATCACCATCCAACGCTTTCAAAAGCGTGGACAAGATCATAGCGTTGCAGAATAGGTATATACCGGATATTCATGGAAAATCCTTGTTCACGTTCGATGAGTCGTTGTATTCCATGTCGAATCGCGTATTCCAATCACAGATTATGCTGCGTGAGCATTTCCGATGCGTGCCGGAGATCATTGACTATTCCAATCGGTTTTATGACAGACAAATATTTCCGTTACGGGAACGTAGTCATCCGGAAATCGGCTCTCCATTGCAAGCTCGATATGTGAGGAATGCGGAAGTATCTCGGACTGGCAAGGACATCGTCAATTACACTGAGGCTCAAGCTATAGCCGATCAGATCAAATCCTGTTGTAATGACCCCAGATACGATGGCATGACGTTCGGTGTCGTGACGCTGATGAGTAGTGAACCGCATCAAAAAATAGTCAGTGACAAAATCATTGAAGCGATTGGTGCTGAGGAATATGCAAAACGTCGTTTGCGTGTGGGCAATCCTCCTGCATTCCAAGGTGACGAACGCAACGTGATCTTTCTTTCGTTCGTTGCTGAATCCGCGGGCGGGCGTGCATATTCGGCGACCGGTACCAGGGACGCGCAATGGATGAATGTTGCTGCGTCCCGAGCCCAGGATCAATTATGGGCATTCTATTCCATGAATCCCGCTGATCTGAACAGCAGCGACCTGCGCAGGGGACTTATTGAATACGTCCGAGATTACTCCGCGCAAGAAGCGGAAACGGATCTTGACCACGTCACACGTACGGATTTCGAAAAGGATATGCTGAGAAATCTTACGGAACATGGATTCGGGTCGATGTTGCACATGCATTATCATGTTGGTCGATATGTCATCGATTGTGTGGTGACTGTGGCAAAGGGACTAAGTCTTGCTATCGAGTGTGATGGAGACGAAAGCCGGACTGCGGAGGAATTTGCCAAGGACATCAGCAAACAGCGCGTACTAGAGCGACTTGGTTGGAACTTTATACGGCTGAGTGCACCAGCGTATTACCTTGATGCTGAAAAAGCCATGAAACCGGTGTATGAATCTCTGGATATGCTGTCGAGTCTGCGCGATAAGACCGGTTTGGCAACTCAATCTGCCGGAACTGCCCCACATGAGACTGCTCAGAATGATATTCTGCAGCGCCCGGGCCGGCATGAGGATCATGACGCCGGAAAAACTGTGACGAGGCAAGCAGGTTCTGTTTCGATTGCTTTGTCAAACGAAAAGAGCCTGACCGGGATGCATGGTTTGCATAGTGGGCACGAGGACGAATCAACTCAGACTGACTTCTTACGTAACGATACAGAGACATCTATGAATGTCGGACAAGTCATGCGTAATGGAATTTCTGAGTCAGATGAGTCCGATGCTTCCGACGATGGCATGGATTACTTGTCCATCGAATATGGAACCCTTCTGACGGGGGAAGATATTATTCCTCAAGGTCCATATGAAAATGATAGTAAATGGATCCAAGCGACGTTGCTTATGTTGGTGACGAATGAATATCCTCTTTCGGACGAGCTTCTTCGTAAACAGGCTGTCCCTGTGATCGAAAAGAACGGTTTCTCTTCAACGTACGCGAGTCATAGTATTAGCGGCTCATTGGAGTTTCTGATAAGAAGACATTGCATTCGGCGAAGCACCGATGGCTTTTACTATCCGGAACCGGTGGATACTGTTTTTCGCATCATGCAGGGACGAAGTGTTGCAGATATTAGCACGTCGGAAGTGGCTTTTGTCATACGGCGATTAGCGTTGCTTCCCAAGGGGAAAAGAAGAAGCGCTATTGAGTATCAATTGGATCGTATTTATGGGTGGGAATCAAATGAATTAAGCAAATGCGCATTGGTCGATCAGGCGTTCCGCCTATTAATTCAATCGGGTTTTGTAATTGCTAAAGACGAACGAATCGTTCCCTCCTCGCATTCACTGGATATGGGTGCGGAATCATCTACTATATGGCAAGAATTAGTGGAGCAGTTAGACAAGCTTTTGCAGTCGGATATGCCGTTGCAGCCGCCGAGCGTCGTAGCAGATACCGCAGAAACACTCTCAGCGGTTCAGGCTTCAGCCGCCAGCGAGGAAATTGAGCCGAATACTCCAGATGAAGCGACAAGCAAGGGTGATTCCGAGAACGATGGCGGTGAGACGGGTAAGAGAGTGCTCACCGCATATGGCGAGCGTTATCATTTGCGCTATGCAGAGCCGGTTCCTGAGCGTAGTCTGCCATTGCGGGTGGATTATGCCGATATCGAAGAATGGCTGATGGAAGCCATCATTAAGTTGGTGTATTCAGAATACCCAGTATGTTACTCCATGCTTAATCGACAGATTGGTCCGATTCTAGGGGATATGGGTGTGCCTGAGAGCAGTTTTGATGATTTGCTGCATGACTGCCTGGCAGGATGCTCCGAACAGATCGTTAAGAAAGACGATGGTTTTTATTATCCGGTAAATGAAAAGGATTTTCCCTTCCGGATCATTCGTCATAGGGAAATTGGTTTTATCAGTGTGAGAGAACTTGCCTTTGTCATGCGGCGGATCATTCATGCTCATCCAGAAAAGGATAAGAATTGGCTTTTCGATGAGACCTTGCTCGTTTACGGTTTTCGACAATTCGGCGAGAAGATACACCGGGCTTTTGAAGCGGCATACCGATACTTGGCTCGTAACCATTTCATTGTTGATCATGATGGGAAATTATCCTTACGGACGGATGCAGTTTCTTTGATGTGA
- a CDS encoding ComEC/Rec2 family competence protein yields MLPVAAAMWAASLATQRGFPPFMSAKGGWLGPVTAIVPLLALLLALLSFAVLAKPHVTASMMLVGALVASASALAGCLVQWHDTASALGRAGTATVTVTAMIGTPATASAMRGARCQADATLTAVADGLTARPSSAAVRLFASGADCAPMVQGATVRARGTLQQARFGRMPLWLVVDGPDGLRALNRPPPHRRAIAAMQRAFFAVTERLDDQGRVLVPGLTMGVLGQDYVNTGGSVLADDPRSGAPDSDASGSGEPGEAAAHPVDANYAATVKERFRRSGIMHLMAVSGGHFALIAGLIRRGCARMLLPRQAVAAAMAAAYLMLAAGMYPSDSVLRALVMGMFGAAAHAIGRRGQSMSALGWTVAGVLALDPPMACSFGFALSSAAVLGIILFTRPLGAWLGERLPRMVAEPLAMTVGAQALTLPIQVLMEPELPLASIPANLLVGPFVGCATMAGLAALAVSWLSPDLGFACAWIAGCGTQVMERIAAWLSSGRAATVPWAGGVPGALLMLAAEAALALVPILTAQVIRARRGPDRGLPGRAFRPRMRDRIALWCSQTKELFGKETG; encoded by the coding sequence ATGCTGCCGGTCGCGGCCGCGATGTGGGCGGCGAGCCTGGCCACGCAACGGGGATTCCCGCCGTTCATGTCGGCCAAGGGCGGCTGGCTGGGCCCCGTCACGGCCATCGTGCCGCTGCTGGCGCTGCTGCTGGCGTTGCTGTCGTTCGCCGTATTGGCGAAGCCGCATGTCACGGCTTCCATGATGCTGGTCGGCGCCCTGGTGGCCTCGGCCTCCGCGCTGGCGGGCTGCCTCGTCCAATGGCACGACACGGCGAGCGCGTTGGGCCGCGCCGGCACAGCGACGGTCACCGTGACGGCCATGATCGGCACGCCAGCCACGGCATCGGCCATGCGGGGAGCCCGCTGCCAGGCGGATGCGACCCTCACTGCCGTTGCGGACGGATTGACGGCCCGGCCGTCATCCGCGGCGGTCCGCCTGTTCGCCTCCGGTGCGGATTGCGCGCCGATGGTCCAAGGCGCGACGGTGCGGGCGCGCGGCACGCTGCAACAGGCGCGATTCGGCCGTATGCCGCTCTGGCTGGTCGTCGACGGGCCGGACGGCCTGCGCGCGCTCAACCGCCCGCCGCCGCACCGCCGGGCGATCGCGGCCATGCAGCGGGCGTTCTTCGCCGTCACCGAGCGTCTGGACGATCAGGGGCGCGTGCTGGTGCCGGGGCTGACCATGGGCGTGCTCGGCCAGGATTACGTCAACACCGGCGGCAGTGTCCTCGCCGACGATCCCCGCTCCGGCGCGCCCGACTCTGATGCGTCCGGCTCCGGCGAGCCGGGCGAAGCCGCCGCGCATCCCGTCGACGCCAATTATGCGGCGACGGTGAAGGAACGGTTCCGCCGATCCGGCATCATGCACCTGATGGCCGTTTCGGGAGGCCATTTCGCGCTCATCGCCGGCCTGATCCGGCGGGGCTGCGCGCGGATGCTCCTGCCACGGCAGGCGGTCGCCGCGGCGATGGCCGCCGCATACCTGATGCTGGCGGCCGGCATGTACCCGTCCGACTCCGTCCTGCGCGCGCTGGTCATGGGTATGTTCGGCGCGGCGGCGCACGCGATCGGGCGGCGTGGCCAGTCGATGAGCGCATTGGGCTGGACCGTGGCCGGCGTGCTCGCCCTCGACCCGCCGATGGCGTGCAGCTTCGGATTCGCGCTGTCCAGCGCGGCCGTGCTCGGCATCATCCTGTTCACCCGACCGCTGGGCGCGTGGCTGGGCGAACGGCTGCCCCGCATGGTCGCCGAACCGCTGGCGATGACGGTCGGCGCGCAGGCGCTCACCCTGCCCATCCAGGTGCTTATGGAACCCGAACTGCCGCTCGCCTCCATACCGGCCAACCTGCTGGTCGGCCCGTTCGTCGGATGCGCGACGATGGCCGGGCTGGCGGCGCTCGCCGTCTCGTGGCTCAGCCCGGACCTCGGCTTCGCGTGCGCGTGGATCGCCGGATGCGGCACGCAGGTGATGGAGCGCATCGCGGCGTGGCTGTCCTCGGGGCGGGCCGCCACCGTGCCCTGGGCCGGCGGCGTGCCCGGCGCGCTGCTCATGCTCGCCGCCGAAGCCGCGCTTGCCCTTGTGCCGATTCTTACGGCACAGGTCATCCGCGCCCGGCGCGGACCGGATCGCGGTCTGCCCGGGCGGGCCTTCCGCCCCCGGATGCGTGACCGCATCGCCCTGTGGTGCTCCCAGACCAAGGAACTGTTCGGGAAGGAGACGGGCTGA